Proteins from a genomic interval of Microbacterium phyllosphaerae:
- a CDS encoding RNA polymerase sigma factor, producing the protein MSEPGGPSDGELLYRLSRGDEPAYRMLHDRHQMPVFRLSLVLMHTSWDAEEVAATAFFELWRRRDKVRIVDGSVLPWLLATTSFAAKNSLRSRRRYQRLLHRIPHDGDVADHADEVARAMDSLKISASVREALRQLNPRDASVVVLCIIHELPLAEAAVALGVPEGTVKSRLSRVKARLRGDLYEYSPRSEEANA; encoded by the coding sequence GTGTCGGAACCCGGCGGGCCGAGCGACGGCGAGCTCCTCTACCGCCTCTCGCGCGGCGACGAACCGGCCTACCGAATGCTGCACGACCGGCACCAGATGCCCGTTTTCCGGCTGTCGCTCGTGCTCATGCACACCAGCTGGGACGCGGAAGAGGTCGCGGCGACCGCGTTCTTCGAACTGTGGCGACGGCGCGACAAGGTCCGTATCGTCGACGGATCCGTCCTGCCATGGCTCTTGGCGACCACGTCGTTCGCAGCGAAGAACAGCCTGCGCTCGCGTCGTCGATATCAACGACTGCTGCACCGCATCCCCCACGACGGAGACGTTGCCGACCATGCCGACGAAGTCGCTCGCGCGATGGACTCATTGAAGATCTCGGCGAGCGTGCGTGAGGCTCTGCGCCAGTTGAATCCTCGCGACGCGAGTGTCGTGGTCCTCTGCATCATTCATGAGCTTCCGCTCGCCGAAGCAGCCGTCGCTCTGGGTGTCCCGGAAGGAACCGTCAAATCGCGGTTGTCTCGGGTGAAGGCGCGGCTTCGCGGTGACCTGTATGAGTATTCTCCGAGATCAGAGGAGGCGAACGCATGA
- a CDS encoding helix-turn-helix domain-containing protein → MEPAGQCRTSLSMRSTDLVVLREQCVALIEIHYKNPEVSAVWLAQALYVSRRQLDRAFSGGRGVAEVLARRRLSQVVVMAARHPSVPMSVVAEHCGYGTYETFRAQCHRYLHRTPREARRDHRRILAVSHAA, encoded by the coding sequence ATGGAACCGGCCGGCCAGTGCCGGACATCTCTCAGTATGAGGTCCACTGATCTGGTCGTGTTGCGGGAACAATGCGTCGCTCTCATCGAGATCCATTACAAGAACCCCGAAGTCAGCGCCGTGTGGCTCGCGCAGGCACTCTACGTGTCGAGAAGGCAGCTGGACCGAGCCTTCAGTGGCGGGCGAGGAGTTGCGGAAGTCCTCGCGCGTCGTCGCCTGAGCCAGGTCGTGGTCATGGCCGCCCGGCATCCTTCGGTTCCCATGTCCGTCGTCGCAGAGCACTGCGGGTACGGAACATATGAGACGTTTCGGGCGCAGTGCCACCGCTACCTGCACCGCACCCCGCGAGAAGCCCGTCGCGACCATCGCCGAATCCTCGCCGTCTCCCACGCCGCGTAG
- a CDS encoding type II toxin-antitoxin system HipA family toxin: protein MTRVSSSHYDVAAKSDLLSCPHAWIGLGGTTTMDSTSDIYVWAWLPGETTPVPAGRLRENAGGNFSFDYGRLYRQRENAVSLSPTLPLTGDTYGPTGSLGLPGALRDASPDAWGRRVVQYQVTGDRGSDADTGDVDERTYLLRSGSNRFGAIDFQSSPEEYVPRDSAPAPLTELLSAADIVEAGGDLSYELERALLSGTAMGGARPKAILHDGAREYIAKFTASNDNFPVVGAEAASMFLAERAGIDVASTRVETVLGRSVLLVERFDRGDRGERVLAVSALTMTGLDELQARSGSYVDFLDSLRMNRAPEGTAAELFTRIAFNMAISNSDDHLRNHAALWDGTKAVLSPAYDLSPMRRSGETASQAISYDRKGARTNNFAELLSVRNLYGLSEADASGILERIQGVIHDNWEDAAEHGRLTSADKRLLWGRQFLNPGTLYGFNGH from the coding sequence ATGACCCGAGTGAGCTCATCGCACTACGACGTCGCGGCGAAGAGCGACTTGCTCTCCTGCCCGCACGCGTGGATCGGCCTCGGAGGAACGACGACGATGGACTCGACTTCTGACATCTACGTCTGGGCATGGCTGCCCGGCGAGACGACACCCGTCCCCGCCGGGCGACTGCGCGAGAACGCTGGGGGCAACTTCTCGTTCGACTACGGGCGGCTCTACCGACAACGTGAGAACGCGGTCTCGCTGTCGCCGACCCTTCCCCTGACCGGCGACACCTATGGTCCAACGGGATCACTGGGACTCCCCGGCGCCCTCCGAGATGCCTCACCGGATGCGTGGGGACGCCGCGTCGTGCAGTACCAGGTGACAGGCGACAGGGGCTCGGACGCTGACACCGGCGACGTGGACGAGCGCACCTACCTCCTCCGCTCCGGATCCAATCGGTTCGGCGCCATCGACTTTCAGTCGTCGCCGGAAGAGTACGTACCTCGTGACTCTGCTCCGGCACCCTTGACCGAGCTTCTGAGCGCCGCCGACATCGTCGAAGCCGGTGGCGACCTTTCCTATGAGCTCGAGCGCGCACTGCTCAGCGGCACAGCCATGGGCGGCGCGCGTCCGAAGGCGATCCTCCACGACGGAGCCCGCGAGTACATCGCGAAATTCACCGCGTCCAACGACAACTTCCCCGTCGTCGGCGCAGAAGCGGCCAGTATGTTCCTCGCCGAGCGAGCCGGAATCGACGTCGCCTCCACGCGCGTGGAGACTGTTCTCGGCCGTAGCGTGCTGCTCGTCGAACGCTTCGACCGCGGCGACCGCGGCGAGCGCGTACTCGCCGTCAGTGCGTTGACGATGACCGGTCTCGACGAACTGCAAGCACGTAGCGGCAGCTACGTGGACTTCTTGGACTCGTTACGGATGAATCGAGCGCCCGAGGGCACCGCAGCAGAGCTGTTCACCCGTATCGCCTTCAACATGGCGATCTCCAACTCCGACGACCACCTACGCAACCACGCCGCGCTCTGGGACGGGACAAAAGCCGTTCTCAGTCCGGCGTATGACCTGTCTCCGATGAGGCGTAGCGGTGAGACCGCATCTCAGGCCATCTCGTACGACCGGAAAGGTGCACGTACCAACAACTTCGCCGAATTGTTGTCCGTCAGGAATCTGTACGGCCTCAGCGAGGCCGACGCTTCGGGCATTTTGGAACGGATCCAAGGCGTCATCCACGACAACTGGGAGGACGCGGCCGAGCACGGGCGGTTGACCAGCGCCGACAAGAGGCTGCTCTGGGGTCGACAGTTCCTCAATCCCGGAACGCTCTACGGGTTCAACGGCCACTGA
- a CDS encoding helix-turn-helix transcriptional regulator, with translation MGRTQVGTSRAAEDALAVLGQQIRLARAARGMTAEELAGTAGISRTTLHSIERGNPATSIGKVFNVATIVGVPLFGVDDPSELIALRRRGEERLALLPARVDRPRRNDDDGLDF, from the coding sequence ATGGGGCGAACTCAAGTGGGAACTTCACGGGCTGCCGAAGATGCTCTTGCAGTGTTGGGCCAGCAGATCCGACTGGCGCGCGCTGCTCGAGGGATGACCGCTGAAGAGCTTGCGGGCACTGCAGGGATATCTCGGACGACCTTGCACTCCATCGAGCGGGGCAACCCCGCCACCAGCATCGGGAAAGTCTTCAACGTCGCGACGATCGTCGGCGTGCCACTGTTCGGCGTTGATGACCCGAGTGAGCTCATCGCACTACGACGTCGCGGCGAAGAGCGACTTGCTCTCCTGCCCGCACGCGTGGATCGGCCTCGGAGGAACGACGACGATGGACTCGACTTCTGA
- a CDS encoding winged helix-turn-helix domain-containing protein — MSGLDPAIHAVARLELCGLLAPVDDAEFSFLRERLNVSDSVLSKHAKALEQAGYVRIDKVTRNARQRTLLSLTQAGRRAFRAHVAELRRLASIADASLEVDG, encoded by the coding sequence GTGAGCGGACTCGATCCAGCCATCCACGCCGTCGCACGGCTGGAACTGTGCGGACTGCTCGCGCCCGTCGACGACGCGGAGTTCTCATTCCTGCGCGAGCGACTGAACGTGTCGGACTCGGTGCTCTCCAAGCACGCCAAGGCGCTCGAACAGGCGGGCTATGTCCGTATCGACAAGGTCACACGGAACGCGCGTCAGCGCACCCTGCTCTCCCTCACACAGGCCGGGCGACGAGCCTTCCGTGCGCACGTCGCGGAGCTTCGACGCCTCGCCTCCATCGCGGACGCATCCCTCGAGGTCGACGGATAG
- a CDS encoding LCP family protein, whose translation MIGWISALVVVALIAVGAIAYAQLQGNVTTAPLRSDPSSEPLATGDLNILLLGSDTRALASGGYGDDDGSQRSDAMVVAHISSDNTRIDAVQLPRDTLTDLPACEDTGRGSFDGGFGMLNSALEYGPACSVAAVEQLTGLTIDHFVQIDFEGFIGIVDAMGGIDVCLPQALTDGHAQLDLPAGAQSIDGTQALALARTRHALAEESDVARLGHQQMVLSAIVQKATKTDVLVRPDRLYAFLDAATSSMTVDPGLGALTDLAGLAARVANVPMSSVTFLTMPTTEAPQDRNRVVPTADADVIFRALLDDVPVVLTTDEVEEDATVRTAPVRILNGAGVAGLASRVSEDATGYGYTVSGLANADAADLTVITAADTPDAQQTAQALASELGLAVTVQTGDVEGVQLLLGADYTDLTSQPRATPPPSRPVDAVNRSADTDLCTA comes from the coding sequence GTGATCGGCTGGATCAGCGCGCTCGTCGTCGTCGCACTGATCGCCGTCGGCGCGATCGCCTACGCGCAGTTGCAGGGAAACGTCACCACCGCGCCCCTGCGCTCCGACCCGTCGAGCGAGCCGCTCGCGACCGGCGACCTGAACATCCTGCTGCTCGGGTCTGACACGCGGGCGCTCGCGTCCGGTGGTTACGGCGACGACGACGGCAGTCAGCGCAGCGATGCCATGGTGGTCGCGCACATCTCGAGCGACAACACACGTATCGACGCGGTGCAGCTCCCGCGAGACACACTGACCGACCTGCCCGCCTGCGAGGACACGGGACGAGGGTCGTTCGACGGCGGATTCGGGATGCTGAACTCCGCGCTCGAGTACGGGCCCGCCTGCTCTGTCGCCGCGGTCGAGCAGCTCACCGGGCTCACGATCGACCACTTCGTGCAGATCGACTTCGAAGGCTTCATCGGGATCGTCGACGCCATGGGAGGCATCGACGTGTGCCTCCCGCAGGCCCTGACCGACGGTCATGCCCAGCTCGATCTTCCGGCCGGCGCGCAGTCGATCGACGGCACTCAGGCTCTCGCGCTGGCACGCACGCGCCATGCGCTCGCCGAAGAGAGCGACGTCGCGCGCCTCGGGCACCAGCAGATGGTGCTGTCGGCGATCGTGCAGAAGGCCACCAAGACGGATGTGCTCGTGCGCCCGGATCGTCTCTACGCCTTCCTCGACGCGGCGACCTCGTCGATGACCGTCGACCCGGGGCTGGGCGCCCTGACTGACCTGGCCGGTCTCGCCGCCCGCGTCGCGAACGTTCCGATGAGCAGCGTCACCTTCTTGACGATGCCGACCACCGAGGCTCCGCAGGATCGCAACCGCGTCGTGCCCACGGCCGACGCCGACGTCATCTTCCGAGCGCTGCTCGACGACGTGCCCGTCGTGCTGACGACCGACGAGGTCGAGGAGGATGCCACGGTGCGCACCGCTCCCGTCCGAATCCTCAACGGAGCGGGCGTCGCAGGACTGGCCTCTCGGGTGTCGGAAGACGCCACCGGATACGGGTATACGGTGTCGGGACTCGCCAACGCGGATGCGGCGGACCTCACCGTCATCACGGCGGCCGACACACCTGACGCGCAGCAGACCGCACAGGCTCTGGCCTCCGAGCTCGGCCTCGCCGTGACCGTGCAGACCGGAGATGTCGAGGGAGTGCAGCTTCTGCTCGGAGCCGACTACACCGACCTGACCTCTCAGCCGAGGGCGACTCCGCCCCCGTCGAGGCCGGTCGACGCCGTCAATCGCAGCGCCGACACCGATCTCTGCACGGCCTGA
- a CDS encoding cysteine hydrolase family protein, with product MTTSATLRALSGVADQPANLATSTVVLVDFQNTYTRGEMELEGWDAALDAAADLLAQARESGATVIHVQHDGGAGSAYDIREDIGAIHERVAPRDGEAVVVKKAPNSFVGTELGDLVDEAGHEDVVIAGFMTHMCVTYTTEGAFLRGNRPTVVAAATATRSLPSVAGDVPAEQLHRAALAGIADLYATVVPTVADLGR from the coding sequence GTGACCACCTCCGCCACACTCCGCGCACTCAGCGGCGTCGCCGACCAGCCCGCGAACCTCGCGACCTCGACCGTCGTGCTCGTCGACTTCCAGAACACCTACACGCGCGGCGAGATGGAGCTCGAGGGCTGGGATGCTGCGCTCGACGCGGCCGCTGACCTGCTCGCCCAGGCCCGCGAGTCAGGCGCGACGGTCATCCACGTGCAGCACGACGGCGGCGCCGGATCGGCCTACGACATCCGCGAGGACATCGGGGCGATCCACGAGCGCGTCGCTCCGCGCGACGGCGAGGCCGTGGTCGTCAAGAAGGCACCGAACTCGTTCGTCGGCACCGAACTCGGCGACCTGGTCGACGAGGCGGGCCACGAGGACGTCGTGATCGCCGGGTTCATGACGCACATGTGCGTGACCTACACGACCGAGGGCGCGTTCCTCCGCGGCAATCGGCCCACCGTCGTCGCGGCGGCGACCGCCACCCGCAGCCTTCCGTCGGTCGCCGGTGACGTCCCGGCCGAGCAGCTGCATCGGGCTGCTCTCGCCGGCATCGCCGACCTCTACGCGACAGTCGTGCCCACCGTCGCCGATCTCGGACGCTGA
- a CDS encoding Pr6Pr family membrane protein — translation MRETVAVILRLLLAAASLAGVVTQLVIAIQTDFGLVNFFSYFTTLSNLFASIVFIVGAVKILRRSESSPRWEAVRGASVVYMAFVGIVFNTLLVGADLGGLLPWTNVVHHMLMPLAVVIDWVLMPPRRRLSTRTAWLWLIVPVVYTVYSVVRGAATGFYCYPFFNPAAVGGYGGVAAYCAGLLVAFIVLALVIRLVGNALSRRTPRAEPFDADGAPRTPTTEGEPS, via the coding sequence ATGAGAGAAACCGTGGCCGTCATCCTCCGCCTTCTGCTGGCTGCGGCCTCGCTGGCCGGAGTCGTGACACAGCTCGTGATCGCGATTCAGACCGACTTCGGTCTCGTGAACTTCTTCAGCTATTTCACGACGCTCAGCAATCTGTTCGCGAGCATCGTGTTCATCGTGGGTGCGGTCAAGATCCTCCGCCGCAGCGAGAGCAGCCCGCGATGGGAGGCGGTGCGCGGAGCATCCGTCGTCTACATGGCCTTCGTCGGCATCGTCTTCAACACCCTGCTCGTCGGCGCCGACCTCGGCGGGCTGCTGCCCTGGACCAACGTCGTGCACCACATGCTGATGCCGTTGGCCGTCGTGATCGACTGGGTGCTGATGCCGCCGAGACGTCGACTCTCGACGCGCACGGCCTGGTTGTGGCTCATCGTGCCGGTGGTCTACACGGTGTACTCGGTCGTGCGTGGCGCGGCGACCGGCTTCTACTGCTACCCGTTCTTCAACCCCGCGGCCGTCGGCGGCTACGGCGGCGTCGCCGCCTACTGCGCAGGCCTGCTGGTCGCGTTCATCGTGCTCGCCCTGGTGATCCGTCTCGTCGGCAACGCCCTCTCGCGCCGGACCCCGCGGGCCGAACCGTTCGACGCGGACGGTGCGCCCCGGACCCCGACGACTGAAGGAGAACCCTCGTGA
- a CDS encoding siderophore-interacting protein — MPEQPRRTPSQAVLTVQQVEQISPDLVRITAGGDGYEAFNDNIYTDKYVKILFADPSHGLTPPYDLAQLREESPEKLPTRRTYTVRSADPEQRRLVIDFVVHGDEGVAGPWARQAQPGDAIVVSGAGGGYLPEPELPWHLLIGDHTALPAISSAIEAMQPDAVGHVVLTVADPADRILPEAPSGVSVRWTETDDELLAALTDLPWADGHPGVFAHGERGTIKEVRALLKQREVPRDRLSISAYWARGRAEDQFQAEKREPIGQIE, encoded by the coding sequence ATGCCGGAACAGCCTCGTCGAACCCCCAGCCAAGCAGTCCTCACCGTGCAGCAGGTGGAGCAGATCAGCCCGGATCTGGTGCGCATCACGGCGGGCGGCGACGGGTACGAGGCGTTCAACGACAACATCTACACCGACAAGTACGTCAAGATCCTCTTCGCCGACCCGAGTCATGGGCTCACCCCGCCCTATGACCTGGCGCAGTTGCGCGAGGAGAGCCCCGAGAAGCTGCCCACTCGGCGCACGTACACGGTCCGGTCGGCGGACCCTGAGCAGCGCCGGCTCGTGATCGACTTCGTGGTCCACGGTGACGAGGGTGTCGCGGGTCCGTGGGCCCGGCAGGCGCAACCGGGCGACGCGATCGTCGTCAGCGGTGCCGGCGGCGGCTACCTGCCCGAGCCCGAGCTGCCGTGGCACCTTCTCATCGGCGACCACACGGCGCTGCCCGCGATCTCCTCGGCGATCGAGGCGATGCAGCCGGATGCCGTCGGGCACGTCGTCCTCACGGTGGCCGACCCGGCCGACCGCATCCTCCCCGAAGCTCCGTCGGGTGTGAGTGTGCGCTGGACCGAGACCGATGACGAGCTTCTCGCCGCGCTCACCGACCTGCCCTGGGCTGACGGGCATCCCGGCGTCTTCGCGCACGGAGAGCGCGGCACGATCAAAGAGGTCCGTGCACTGCTGAAGCAGCGCGAGGTGCCGCGCGACCGTCTGTCGATCTCGGCCTACTGGGCGCGGGGCCGCGCGGAGGATCAGTTCCAGGCCGAGAAGCGCGAACCGATCGGCCAGATCGAGTAG
- a CDS encoding aldo/keto reductase, producing the protein MLDTADSVRLGSSGLRISKVVLGCMSFGAPDRGAHGWSLDEETSRPLIRQALEAGITTFDTADVYSDGTSEEFVGRALGDFARRDEIVIATKVHGRMGPGANQAGLSRAHILSGIDASLRRLETDHVDLYQIHRWDPQTPIEETMEALNDVVRSGKARYIGASSMWAWQFAKAQHTAAQNGWTPFVSMQDQYNLLQREEEREMHPLCLDSGVGVLAWSPLARGKLTRDWDEKTARTATDAFGATLYRREEESNRAIVEAVARVAEARGVSRAQVALAWVAQQSAVTAPIVGATRAGHIDDAVASVSIRLEDSELAALEAAYTPRDPEGF; encoded by the coding sequence ATGCTCGACACCGCAGACAGCGTGAGGCTCGGCTCGTCAGGACTCCGCATCTCGAAGGTGGTGCTCGGATGCATGAGCTTCGGCGCTCCCGACAGAGGCGCGCACGGGTGGTCGCTCGATGAGGAGACCAGTCGACCTCTCATCAGGCAGGCGCTCGAGGCCGGGATCACCACCTTCGACACCGCCGACGTGTACTCCGACGGCACGAGCGAGGAGTTCGTGGGCCGCGCGCTCGGCGACTTCGCCCGCCGCGACGAGATCGTGATCGCGACCAAGGTGCACGGGCGCATGGGTCCGGGCGCGAACCAGGCCGGACTCAGTCGTGCGCACATCCTGTCGGGCATCGATGCGAGCCTGCGACGTCTGGAGACCGACCACGTCGACCTGTACCAGATCCACCGGTGGGATCCGCAGACGCCGATCGAGGAGACCATGGAGGCCCTGAACGACGTGGTGCGCTCGGGCAAGGCTCGCTACATCGGCGCCTCGTCGATGTGGGCGTGGCAGTTCGCGAAGGCCCAGCACACAGCCGCGCAGAACGGGTGGACGCCGTTCGTCTCGATGCAGGACCAGTACAACCTGCTGCAGCGCGAGGAGGAACGGGAGATGCATCCGCTCTGCCTCGACTCGGGCGTGGGCGTGCTGGCGTGGTCGCCACTGGCCCGCGGAAAGCTCACGCGGGACTGGGATGAGAAGACCGCGCGGACGGCGACGGATGCCTTCGGCGCGACGCTCTACCGGCGCGAGGAGGAGTCGAATCGCGCCATCGTCGAGGCGGTCGCCCGCGTCGCCGAGGCGCGCGGCGTCTCCCGCGCGCAGGTCGCCCTCGCGTGGGTCGCTCAGCAGTCCGCGGTCACCGCTCCGATCGTCGGCGCGACCAGGGCGGGCCACATCGACGATGCGGTGGCCTCTGTCAGCATCCGTCTCGAGGACTCCGAGTTGGCGGCGCTCGAGGCCGCGTACACACCCCGGGATCCCGAAGGGTTCTGA